One genomic region from Phocoena sinus isolate mPhoSin1 chromosome 3, mPhoSin1.pri, whole genome shotgun sequence encodes:
- the IGIP gene encoding IgA-inducing protein homolog, with translation MCSYYHMKKLSVSGCNITILAVMFSHLSAGNSPCGNQANVLCISRLEFVQYQS, from the coding sequence atgtgcagttattATCACATGAAGAAGCTCAGTGTGTCGGGCTGTAATATAACCATACTTGCTGTCATGTTCTCCCATCTCAGTGCTGGGAACTCACCATGTGGAAACCAAGCAAATGTGTTGTGCATCAGCCGGCTTGAGTTTGTTCAATATCAAAGCTGA
- the PURA gene encoding transcriptional activator protein Pur-alpha, which yields MADRDSGSEQGGAALGSGGSLGHPGSGSGSGGGGGGGGGGGGGSGGGGGGAPGGLQHETQELASKRVDIQNKRFYLDVKQNAKGRFLKIAEVGAGGNKSRLTLSMSVAVEFRDYLGDFIEHYAQLGPSQPPDLAQAQDEPRRALKSEFLVRENRKYYMDLKENQRGRFLRIRQTVNRGPGLGSTQGQTIALPAQGLIEFRDALAKLIDDYGVEEEPAELPEGTSLTVDNKRFFFDVGSNKYGVFMRVSEVKPTYRNSITVPYKVWAKFGHTFCKYSEEMKKIQEKQREKRAACEQLHQQQQQQQEETAAATLLLQGEEEGEED from the coding sequence ATGGCGGACCGAGACAGCGGCAGCGAGCAGGGTGGTGCGGCGCTGGGCTCGGGCGGCTCCCTGGGGCACCCGGGCTCGGGCTCGGGCTCCGGCGGGGGCGGTGgtggcggcgggggcggcggcggcggcagtggcggcggcggcggcggggccccGGGGGGGCTGCAGCACGAGACGCAGGAGCTGGCCTCCAAGCGGGTGGACATCCAGAACAAGCGCTTCTACCTGGACGTGAAGCAGAACGCCAAGGGCCGCTTCCTGAAGATCGCTGAGGTGGGCGCGGGCGGCAACAAGAGCCGCCTCACTCTCTCCATGTCAGTGGCCGTGGAGTTCCGCGACTACCTGGGCGACTTCATCGAGCACTACGCGCAGCTGGGCCCCAGCCAGCCGCCCGACCTGGCCCAGGCGCAGGACGAGCCGCGCCGGGCGCTCAAGAGCGAGTTCCTGGTGCGCGAGAACCGCAAGTACTACATGGATCTCAAGGAGAACCAGCGCGGCCGCTTCCTGCGCATCCGCCAGACGGTCAACCGGGGGCCCGGCCTGGGCTCCACGCAGGGCCAGACCATTGCACTGCCCGCACAGGGGCTCATCGAGTTCCGCGACGCTCTGGCCAAGCTCATCGACGACTACGGAGTGGAGGAGGAGCCGGCCGAGCTGCCCGAGGGCACCTCCTTGACTGTGGACAACAAGCGCTTCTTCTTCGATGTGGGCTCCAACAAGTACGGCGTGTTTATGCGAGTGAGCGAGGTGAAGCCCACCTACCGCAACTCCATTACCGTGCCCTACAAGGTGTGGGCCAAGTTCGGACACACCTTCTGCAAGTACTCGGAGGAGATGAAGAAGATTcaagagaagcagagggagaagcGAGCTGCCTGTGAGCAGctccaccagcagcagcagcagcagcaggaggagaCCGCCGCTGCCACCCTGCTACTGCAGggtgaggaagaaggggaagaagattGA